GCTGCACCAGTTGAAGCCTCTCCGAATGTCACTTCCGAAACAATTGCATCTTGCTCGACGACAACACCGCATTGTGTACTATTCAATGGTTAGCAGTCAATTGCCAcgttaaaattatataataaaaaaaacaacttaCCAATATGTATTTCCAGAAGCGGTATCAGATTCAAAAGTAGTTGAACCGCAATTTGGACATCCCATGGCGAATAACTGAAAACACTTGGGCGTTAGCTGTTTGGGAAATGGTATTTATCAAAGATTAAGTTTAACCCACATGGAGTACTTAAGTGGGGGGGGGGGAAAGAAATATCACTGCAAATATGCATACTAgcatatattttaaaggtCTACAGAGAATTTAATCGGGTTTAATTgtttgttattttattttgtttttttgttcttttttaatggtTTGGAAATGAAGAGcgttaaaataaaattaaaaatagtaaatTGAACTTTGCTTCTGTATATGGTATTTGGACTTTTTagtttaatatatattataacaatttttactaGTAAATTCTCTAGTTTATCTCGAGCATTGCAAGTTTAGCAAATGATTAATGAATCGTGACTATATGGTtcattaaatctttttatgTTAATTAACTTGTTAAAAACATTGTTTGgcatatatatttatataagATTATGCAAGTAACGTAATTAGgagaataaaaagtaaGACAGAatatataaagaaataacTTAAATTGCTTgaagttaaataaatattggTAAAGATCTTAAGGTACTGTGAGAAGCGTAAGCGGATTCTTATTTCTCTATCTTAGGCAACACTAGCGTTTCTATGCATACAACCTCATAGTCCTTACTCACCTTTTCTCACATATATTTAATACGCAGATGAATCgtttgaattttcaaagtttaCTCTGGAAATTTGGAcaaaaaaggttttatTACAGACCATGGATcagaattgaaaatattaaaccAACACCATTATGGAAACCGATTACATTTGCTGTTGGTGTTGGTTCTGCCACCTTTTATACGGCCAATTATCTcgataaaagaagaaaaaactaCCCCAAAAGCTCATACGGATTTCCAATTCCCCAAACATCTAGTCGAAGTTTGGTATTGTCGATAATTGGAATCAACGTCGGTGTGTTTGCGTTATGGCGAGCTCCGAGGTTTAGTCATTTAAATagatttttacaaaaatatgCTGTCATGAACcctatatttattaatatgcCATCGATGATCGTATCCGCATTCAGCCATCAATCTGGATGGCATTTGCTATTCAACATGGTTGCCTTTTACTCCTTTGCGCCTGCAATTGTTGACGTTTTTGGAAATAATCAGTTTGTTgcattttatatttcttcgattcttttttctaacGTTGCTTCTCTCTTGCACCATCGTTTGCGCTTTGGGACTAAAGTTACTCCAGGATCATTAGGTGCTAGTGGTGCAATCTATGCTATTGCTGCTGCTACATCTTATTTCTTCCCAAATGCTTCTGTCTCCATTATTTTCCTTCCCTTTATACCTATTAAAATTGGAGTTGCG
This region of Schizosaccharomyces pombe strain 972h- genome assembly, chromosome: II genomic DNA includes:
- the rbd1 gene encoding rhomboid protease — protein: MNRLNFQSLLWKFGQKRFYYRPWIRIENIKPTPLWKPITFAVGVGSATFYTANYLDKRRKNYPKSSYGFPIPQTSSRSLVLSIIGINVGVFALWRAPRFSHLNRFLQKYAVMNPIFINMPSMIVSAFSHQSGWHLLFNMVAFYSFAPAIVDVFGNNQFVAFYISSILFSNVASLLHHRLRFGTKVTPGSLGASGAIYAIAAATSYFFPNASVSIIFLPFIPIKIGVALLGLMAFDAWGLISRGFSSFANFTLIDHAAHLGGGIFGWLYAKYGYSTYNRSTRPRPPSLSKPFFSRSVSF